A single region of the Alteriqipengyuania flavescens genome encodes:
- a CDS encoding IS1595 family transposase: MKTKAPTLRQFQDRFPTEDSCLEHLKLVRFGERHECEKCGKDAQFYRVKARRSYACEHCGHQVYPTAGTPFHRTRTSLRDWFHVMFMFTTARNGVAAKEVERQIGVTYKTAWRMCHEIRKYMAAVDGDEPVGGPFKTVEVDETFIGGHRPGGYGGKGKTVVVGIKERGGDIVTRVVPNRRRTSLMGAVTVNVKPHSEVHTDEFVAYDDLSGFNGYWHKRVNHAAGEYVSKLGVSTNSVEGFWAQLKRSINGTHIHVSAKHLAKYLGEFEFRHNRRNRPETMLSELMVSFPR, translated from the coding sequence ATGAAAACGAAGGCCCCCACGCTCCGCCAATTCCAAGACCGCTTCCCTACGGAAGATAGCTGCCTAGAGCATCTAAAGCTGGTCCGGTTCGGCGAACGTCACGAGTGCGAAAAGTGCGGCAAGGATGCCCAGTTTTACCGCGTGAAGGCCCGCCGCTCCTACGCCTGCGAGCATTGCGGCCACCAAGTCTATCCGACCGCCGGAACGCCCTTCCACCGCACCCGCACGAGCCTGCGCGACTGGTTCCATGTGATGTTCATGTTCACCACGGCCCGTAACGGGGTCGCCGCCAAGGAAGTCGAGCGCCAGATCGGCGTGACCTACAAGACGGCGTGGCGCATGTGCCACGAAATCCGCAAGTATATGGCTGCGGTGGACGGTGACGAGCCTGTAGGCGGGCCGTTCAAGACCGTGGAAGTAGACGAGACATTCATCGGCGGACATCGCCCCGGTGGCTATGGCGGCAAGGGCAAGACAGTTGTCGTCGGCATTAAGGAGCGCGGCGGGGACATCGTGACGCGGGTTGTCCCGAACCGTCGCCGTACCTCGCTAATGGGCGCGGTAACGGTCAACGTGAAGCCGCATAGCGAAGTGCATACAGACGAGTTCGTTGCCTATGACGATCTCTCCGGTTTCAACGGCTATTGGCACAAGCGGGTGAACCATGCCGCTGGCGAGTATGTCAGCAAGTTGGGCGTTTCCACGAACAGCGTGGAAGGGTTCTGGGCGCAGCTAAAGCGGTCCATCAATGGCACCCACATTCATGTGAGTGCTAAGCATCTGGCGAAGTATCTTGGCGAGTTTGAGTTTCGTCACAATCGCCGGAACCGTCCCGAGACGATGCTTTCGGAGTTGATGGTGTCTTTCCCCCGCTAG
- a CDS encoding MFS transporter, which translates to MADSAVMQREPTDKEIRLVIAASSAGTVFEWYDFFIYGTLAYILKDAFYDVDNDTLGLLLVWSTFAVGFAFRPIGAILFGFLGDRLGRKYTFLVTVTLMGVATAGVGLIPTVQTIGIAAPIIVICLRVLQGLALGGEYGGAAIYVAEHAPPEKRGFYTSFIQASVVGGFVLSIAVVLACRWLIPAEDFAAWGWRVPFLLSIILLGISLWMRLKLSESPVFQAMKKAGETAANPFVESFTYPGNKRRIFVALFGITGVLTTIWYTAFFSSLGFLRGPMRLDEQLVEYTLFAAGLVSMAFYIVVGKWSDRVGRKKPIIIGALASLVLLFPIFWGMGALANPGLASSAEANPVVVEGPECSTDPFADLFDREQSRCGKILETLTASGVAYDVVEADDLRLSSGDAEISIDEGWFADGAARRDGLQRALGVSGFDFAPQKPPFANVLGIFALLLMLGMLSALTYGSVAALLTEMFPAKIRYSSMSIPYHIGAGYLGGFLPLIAGFIVARSGDVYAGLWYTIAVVGFGVLVAWWGLPDGPPTDFADETK; encoded by the coding sequence ATGGCGGACAGCGCCGTGATGCAACGCGAACCGACCGACAAGGAAATCCGGCTGGTCATCGCCGCCAGCTCCGCCGGTACCGTGTTCGAATGGTACGACTTCTTCATCTACGGCACGCTGGCCTACATCCTCAAAGACGCGTTCTACGACGTCGATAACGACACGCTCGGCCTGCTGCTGGTTTGGTCGACCTTCGCCGTCGGCTTCGCCTTCCGCCCTATCGGCGCGATCCTGTTCGGCTTCCTCGGCGACCGGCTGGGCCGGAAATATACCTTCCTCGTCACCGTGACGCTGATGGGCGTGGCGACCGCGGGCGTCGGCCTGATCCCGACGGTACAGACCATCGGCATCGCGGCGCCGATCATCGTGATCTGCCTGCGCGTGCTGCAAGGCCTCGCGCTCGGCGGCGAATACGGCGGCGCGGCGATTTACGTGGCCGAGCACGCCCCGCCGGAAAAGCGCGGATTCTACACCAGCTTCATCCAGGCGAGCGTGGTCGGCGGCTTCGTGCTGTCCATCGCCGTGGTTCTCGCCTGCCGCTGGCTGATCCCCGCGGAAGACTTCGCCGCATGGGGCTGGCGCGTGCCGTTCCTGCTGTCGATCATCCTGCTCGGTATCTCGCTGTGGATGCGCCTCAAATTGTCCGAAAGCCCGGTGTTCCAGGCGATGAAGAAAGCGGGCGAGACGGCCGCCAACCCGTTCGTCGAAAGCTTCACCTACCCGGGCAACAAGCGCCGCATCTTCGTGGCGCTGTTCGGCATTACCGGCGTGCTGACCACGATCTGGTACACGGCCTTCTTCTCCAGCCTCGGCTTCCTGCGCGGGCCCATGCGGCTGGACGAACAGTTGGTCGAGTACACCCTGTTCGCCGCCGGCCTCGTCTCGATGGCGTTCTACATCGTGGTCGGCAAATGGTCGGACCGGGTGGGCCGCAAGAAGCCGATCATCATCGGCGCGCTCGCCTCGCTCGTCCTGCTGTTCCCGATCTTCTGGGGCATGGGCGCGCTCGCCAATCCGGGGCTGGCATCCTCGGCCGAAGCGAACCCGGTGGTGGTCGAAGGGCCGGAATGCTCCACCGATCCCTTCGCCGACCTGTTCGACCGCGAGCAGAGCCGCTGCGGCAAGATCCTCGAAACGCTGACCGCCAGCGGCGTCGCCTACGATGTCGTGGAGGCTGACGACTTGCGCCTCTCCTCGGGCGATGCGGAGATATCCATCGACGAAGGCTGGTTCGCCGATGGCGCCGCACGGCGCGACGGGCTGCAGCGCGCACTAGGCGTGTCGGGCTTCGATTTCGCGCCGCAGAAACCGCCCTTCGCAAACGTGCTGGGCATATTTGCCCTGCTGCTGATGCTCGGAATGCTGTCGGCCCTGACATACGGCTCGGTCGCGGCGCTGCTGACGGAGATGTTCCCCGCCAAGATCCGCTACAGCTCGATGTCGATCCCCTACCATATCGGCGCGGGCTACCTCGGCGGTTTCCTGCCGCTGATCGCGGGGTTCATCGTAGCGCGCAGCGGCGATGTCTATGCCGGCCTGTGGTACACGATCGCGGTCGTCGGCTTCGGCGTCCTCGTCGCCTGGTGGGGCCTGCCGGACGGCCCGCCGACCGATTTCGCAGACGAGACAAAGTGA
- a CDS encoding CvpA family protein — protein MTAFDIIVILIVGVAAIGGFMRGFVQEILSLLSWVLAIFAIRFLHTDLSEALLGVFDSPNAASVLAFVLLLLIPYAAMKLIAGRMGEASRNSVLGPIDRVLGFGFGAVKGLIIVVMAFSILVLGYDTIWGAQGRPTWIVNARTYPLVDSSSKAMVEIIAARRARLADEERAEQERRAAEEGN, from the coding sequence ATGACGGCGTTCGACATTATCGTGATCCTGATCGTCGGCGTGGCCGCGATCGGTGGCTTCATGCGCGGCTTCGTGCAGGAAATCCTGTCGCTGCTGTCGTGGGTACTGGCGATCTTCGCGATCCGCTTCCTCCACACCGACCTCTCCGAAGCTCTGTTGGGCGTGTTCGATTCACCCAATGCCGCGTCGGTGCTCGCCTTCGTGCTGCTGCTGCTGATCCCCTACGCCGCGATGAAGCTGATCGCCGGGCGGATGGGAGAGGCATCGCGCAACAGCGTGCTCGGCCCGATCGATCGCGTGCTGGGCTTCGGCTTCGGCGCGGTGAAGGGCCTCATCATCGTGGTGATGGCCTTCTCCATCCTCGTGCTCGGTTACGACACGATCTGGGGCGCGCAGGGCCGGCCGACATGGATCGTCAACGCGCGGACCTATCCGCTGGTCGACAGCTCCAGCAAGGCGATGGTGGAAATCATCGCCGCCCGCCGCGCACGGCTGGCGGACGAGGAACGCGCCGAGCAGGAAAGGCGCGCGGCGGAGGAGGGCAACTGA
- a CDS encoding patatin-like protein produces the protein MRQKELRIALVCYGGVSLAVYMHGVTKELWKLARASRQFHGGAGELTPSEAIYRELLETVQDKGLRLRVLPDILAGASAGGINAVFLAQAIHSGQSLEPLTDLWLDHADVEQLIDEEARPWSRATKFWAQPLVTWLFTRPGNAVSDSVAPETRAEVRRKLSTLIRSRWFAPPFSGLGFSDLLAGALVAMRGAPAGDPLLPPGHPLDLFVTATDFHGARQLLRLHSPPVVEEREHRMPIGFHKRTPSGPGAALAHPLELVMAARSTASFPGAFPPLEIAELDRLAAKRDWEWSGRDAFLRHIMPGHFADRDVEKVTLIDGSVLVNKPFAEAMGVLDMRPAQREVDRRFVYIDPHPKTVAITDDNRTTGFFRTILGSLSAIPRQQPIRDNLEALQEQSREAERMRRIIASLRPEVEGAVDRLFGRTLFLDRPTTKRLKAWREKAQQVAAEGAGYAFVSYAESKFAGIVDRLAESIAAAAPEEERPDVAALSARLRSALAGAQVDRLATDGGGASVEAIEFFRSHDLGFRVRRLRLLARRLARDWEADPEISDEALDTARDAVYRMLSLYFEAEKRPAGDPYFAPLAAGALEAPLAALGALAERRRLKQCDEQVEEMLATTLEEMPKNLRRRMLLTYLGFPFYDVATLPLIKNEALTEFEPVKVDRISPEDAKSIREGGTAETLRGTEFFNFGAFFSRAYRENDYLWGRLHGADRMIDLVASTMDHRLPDAAFHDFKRRMFMAILAEEEPRLTAELRLVPGLMHEVQVKLG, from the coding sequence ATGCGGCAAAAGGAACTCAGGATCGCGCTGGTCTGCTACGGCGGAGTGAGCCTTGCGGTCTATATGCACGGGGTCACGAAGGAGCTTTGGAAACTTGCGCGGGCCAGCCGGCAGTTCCACGGCGGCGCCGGCGAACTGACGCCGAGCGAGGCGATCTACCGCGAATTGCTGGAAACCGTGCAGGACAAAGGACTGCGGCTGCGCGTTTTGCCCGACATCCTGGCAGGCGCGAGCGCGGGCGGCATCAACGCGGTGTTCCTGGCGCAGGCGATCCATTCGGGCCAGTCGCTGGAGCCGCTGACCGACCTGTGGCTGGACCATGCCGATGTCGAACAGCTGATCGACGAGGAAGCGCGCCCGTGGTCGCGCGCCACCAAGTTCTGGGCCCAGCCGCTGGTCACCTGGCTGTTCACCCGGCCGGGCAACGCCGTGTCGGACAGTGTCGCGCCGGAAACACGGGCAGAGGTGCGGCGCAAGCTTTCCACCCTGATCCGCAGCCGCTGGTTCGCCCCGCCCTTCTCCGGCCTCGGCTTTTCGGACCTGCTCGCCGGGGCGCTGGTCGCCATGCGCGGGGCACCGGCGGGCGACCCGCTGTTACCGCCCGGCCACCCGCTCGACCTGTTCGTGACCGCGACCGATTTCCACGGCGCGCGTCAGCTTCTGCGCCTGCACAGCCCGCCAGTGGTGGAGGAGCGCGAGCACCGGATGCCCATCGGCTTCCACAAGCGCACGCCCAGCGGGCCGGGCGCGGCGCTGGCCCACCCGCTCGAACTTGTGATGGCCGCGCGTTCAACTGCCAGCTTCCCCGGGGCCTTCCCGCCGCTGGAGATTGCCGAACTCGACCGGCTGGCCGCAAAGCGCGACTGGGAATGGTCGGGCCGGGACGCTTTCCTGCGCCACATCATGCCCGGCCATTTCGCCGACCGCGATGTTGAAAAGGTCACGCTGATCGACGGGTCGGTGCTGGTCAACAAGCCTTTTGCGGAAGCGATGGGCGTGCTCGACATGCGGCCCGCCCAGCGCGAGGTCGACCGGCGTTTCGTCTATATCGACCCGCATCCCAAGACGGTGGCGATCACGGACGACAACCGAACGACCGGTTTCTTCCGTACCATCCTCGGCTCCCTGTCGGCGATCCCGCGCCAGCAGCCGATCCGCGACAACCTGGAAGCCTTGCAGGAGCAATCGCGGGAGGCGGAGCGGATGCGGCGCATCATCGCGTCCCTGCGCCCCGAAGTGGAAGGCGCTGTCGACCGCCTGTTCGGGCGCACGCTGTTCCTCGACAGGCCGACGACCAAGCGATTGAAGGCGTGGCGGGAAAAGGCGCAGCAGGTTGCGGCGGAAGGCGCAGGATATGCCTTCGTCTCTTATGCGGAAAGCAAGTTTGCCGGGATCGTCGACCGGCTGGCCGAAAGCATTGCCGCCGCCGCGCCGGAGGAGGAGCGGCCCGATGTCGCGGCCCTCTCCGCCCGCTTGCGGAGCGCGCTGGCAGGGGCGCAGGTCGACCGGCTCGCAACCGATGGCGGCGGGGCGAGCGTGGAAGCGATCGAGTTTTTCCGCTCGCACGATCTCGGTTTCCGCGTCCGCCGGCTGCGGTTGCTGGCGCGCAGGCTGGCGCGCGACTGGGAGGCCGATCCCGAGATTTCGGACGAGGCGCTCGATACGGCGCGCGATGCGGTTTACCGGATGCTTTCGCTTTATTTCGAGGCGGAGAAACGGCCCGCGGGCGATCCGTACTTTGCGCCGCTGGCAGCGGGGGCGCTGGAGGCGCCGCTCGCCGCGCTGGGCGCGCTGGCCGAGCGCCGCCGGCTGAAGCAGTGCGACGAGCAGGTCGAGGAAATGCTGGCCACGACGCTGGAGGAAATGCCCAAGAACCTGCGCCGGCGCATGCTGCTCACCTATCTCGGCTTCCCGTTCTATGACGTTGCGACCCTGCCGCTGATCAAGAACGAGGCGCTGACCGAGTTCGAGCCGGTCAAGGTCGACCGGATTTCACCGGAGGATGCGAAGTCGATCCGCGAAGGTGGCACGGCGGAGACCTTGCGCGGCACCGAGTTCTTCAATTTCGGCGCCTTCTTCAGCCGCGCCTATCGCGAAAACGACTATCTGTGGGGCCGCCTGCACGGGGCGGACCGGATGATCGACCTTGTTGCGTCGACCATGGACCACCGCCTGCCCGACGCGGCTTTCCACGATTTCAAGCGGCGGATGTTCATGGCGATCCTGGCGGAGGAGGAGCCGCGCCTGACCGCGGAACTGCGCCTCGTGCCCGGCCTGATGCACGAAGTGCAGGTGAAGCTGGGCTGA
- the alr gene encoding alanine racemase has protein sequence MTRTPRTLRLAIDREALAANWRTLDAMSGAAKAGAAVKADAYGLGADLAVPVLRDAGCEAFFVAHSSEVEAVAAHVPASQIAVLHGPTSDDDAAAIRAMGALPVINSLAQAARWTSSGGGRCHLMVDTGINRLGISPAEVGDPAIAGLDVAVVMSHLASADEDSALNELQLTRAREAFAHFPDAAKSLANSAGIALGSEYHFDMTRPGLALYGGKPRDELAGRIQQVVHPQAAILQVRQIGEGDSVGYNATFIAREEMRVGTVSLGYADGFLRSWSDKAVFHHGGRELPALGRVSMDMVVVDLSAAPDLGEGDWLELPYDLPAAAETSGLSQYELLTTLGQRFAR, from the coding sequence GTGACCCGGACACCGCGGACCTTACGGCTGGCAATCGATCGGGAAGCGCTGGCGGCCAACTGGCGCACGCTCGATGCCATGTCCGGCGCGGCGAAGGCGGGTGCAGCGGTCAAGGCCGATGCCTACGGGCTCGGCGCCGATCTGGCCGTGCCGGTGCTGCGCGATGCGGGATGCGAGGCGTTCTTCGTCGCCCATTCGAGCGAGGTCGAGGCTGTCGCAGCCCATGTGCCGGCCAGCCAGATCGCCGTGCTGCATGGCCCCACGTCTGACGATGATGCCGCAGCCATCCGCGCGATGGGCGCACTGCCCGTCATCAACAGCCTCGCCCAGGCGGCGCGGTGGACCTCCTCAGGAGGAGGGCGGTGCCACCTGATGGTCGACACCGGCATCAACCGCCTCGGCATTTCGCCCGCGGAAGTCGGCGATCCGGCCATCGCCGGGCTGGATGTCGCAGTGGTCATGTCGCACCTCGCCAGTGCGGACGAGGATAGCGCGCTCAACGAATTGCAACTCACTCGTGCACGCGAGGCATTCGCGCACTTTCCCGACGCCGCAAAGAGCCTCGCCAACAGCGCAGGGATCGCGCTCGGCAGCGAATACCATTTCGACATGACGCGCCCCGGCCTCGCGCTTTACGGCGGCAAGCCGCGCGATGAACTCGCCGGCCGCATCCAACAAGTCGTGCATCCGCAGGCTGCCATCCTGCAAGTGCGGCAGATCGGGGAAGGGGACAGCGTCGGCTACAACGCGACCTTCATTGCGCGCGAGGAGATGCGCGTCGGCACGGTCTCGCTCGGCTATGCCGACGGCTTCCTGCGCAGCTGGTCGGACAAGGCCGTTTTCCATCACGGCGGGCGCGAGCTGCCCGCGCTGGGCCGCGTGTCGATGGACATGGTCGTCGTCGACCTTTCCGCCGCGCCCGACCTTGGCGAAGGGGACTGGCTGGAGCTACCCTACGACCTGCCCGCTGCGGCCGAAACATCCGGACTGTCCCAGTACGAGCTTCTCACCACGCTGGGGCAGCGCTTCGCACGATAG
- a CDS encoding iron-sulfur cluster assembly scaffold protein has translation MRGSARSRACGSSLELGLALEGDAISDLGLLTQACAIGQAAAAIFAAAARGNTREDIRLADRHLAAWLAGGPSAPDWPGIEALAGARAHPGRHGAIMLPWKAALDALPTPAPAR, from the coding sequence TTGCGGGGGAGCGCGCGGTCGCGCGCGTGCGGCAGTTCGCTGGAGCTTGGGCTGGCGCTGGAGGGAGACGCCATCTCCGACCTCGGCCTCCTCACGCAAGCCTGCGCCATCGGCCAGGCCGCCGCCGCAATCTTTGCCGCCGCGGCGCGGGGCAATACACGCGAGGACATCCGCCTTGCCGACCGCCACCTTGCTGCCTGGCTCGCCGGTGGTCCCAGCGCGCCCGACTGGCCGGGCATAGAGGCCCTGGCAGGGGCGCGCGCGCATCCCGGCCGGCACGGGGCGATCATGCTCCCGTGGAAGGCCGCGCTGGACGCGCTTCCCACGCCCGCGCCCGCGCGTTAA
- the phaR gene encoding polyhydroxyalkanoate synthesis repressor PhaR, with protein sequence MAKGTGTADDPIIIKKYANRRLYNTGTSSYITLDDLAQMTRENVEFQVVDAKSGDDITHSILTQIIMEEEAGGEQLLPVSFLRQLISMYGNSMQALMPPYLDASMKFFRENQSKLGDTLKSGMAATPLGKLHEANMAMFRAATETLMPGSTKPAEPAPTSKDEELAALRKQMAAMQEQLDKLAK encoded by the coding sequence ATGGCCAAGGGTACGGGTACCGCCGACGATCCGATCATCATCAAGAAATACGCCAACCGGCGCCTCTACAACACCGGCACGTCTAGCTACATCACGCTGGACGACCTTGCCCAGATGACGCGCGAGAATGTGGAATTCCAGGTTGTCGATGCGAAGAGCGGGGACGATATTACCCATTCGATCCTGACCCAGATCATCATGGAGGAAGAGGCCGGGGGAGAGCAGTTGTTGCCCGTCAGCTTCCTGCGCCAGCTGATCAGCATGTACGGCAATTCGATGCAGGCGCTGATGCCGCCCTATCTCGATGCGTCGATGAAGTTCTTCCGCGAGAACCAGTCCAAGCTGGGCGACACGCTGAAAAGCGGCATGGCGGCAACCCCGCTCGGCAAGCTGCACGAAGCGAACATGGCGATGTTCCGCGCCGCCACCGAAACGCTGATGCCCGGCTCCACCAAGCCGGCGGAACCGGCGCCGACGTCCAAGGACGAGGAACTGGCCGCCCTGCGCAAGCAGATGGCGGCGATGCAGGAACAGCTCGACAAGCTGGCGAAATAG
- a CDS encoding low molecular weight protein-tyrosine-phosphatase: MSDRPAILLVCLGNICRSPLAEGAFRAEATRAGVDAEIGSAGTAAWHVGKSPDPRSIAAARAGGVDISKQRARQVTPGDFNRFTHIFAMDDKNLADLEATAPPGATAEVRLLLDLVEFRAGASVIDPYYGDEEMFAYTWNTVSEAARQFFAETAG, from the coding sequence GTGAGCGACCGGCCGGCGATCCTGCTGGTTTGTCTCGGCAATATCTGCCGCTCCCCCCTCGCCGAAGGCGCCTTTCGCGCCGAAGCCACCCGTGCGGGGGTGGACGCCGAGATCGGTTCCGCCGGCACGGCCGCCTGGCACGTCGGCAAATCGCCCGATCCCCGCTCCATCGCGGCGGCGCGCGCAGGCGGTGTCGATATTTCCAAGCAGCGGGCGCGGCAGGTGACGCCAGGGGATTTCAACCGCTTCACCCATATCTTTGCGATGGACGACAAGAACCTCGCCGATCTCGAAGCGACGGCCCCGCCGGGCGCCACGGCGGAAGTGCGCCTCCTCCTCGATCTCGTCGAATTCCGCGCCGGGGCGAGCGTGATCGATCCCTATTACGGGGACGAGGAGATGTTCGCCTACACATGGAACACGGTGTCCGAAGCGGCGCGGCAGTTCTTTGCCGAAACCGCGGGATAA
- the dnaJ gene encoding molecular chaperone DnaJ: MFTTETDFYELLGVSRTADGATIKSAYRKIAMQCHPDRNPGCADSEARFKAVGAAYEVLKDPQKRAAYDRMGHAAFAQGMAGGHGGAGHADFGDLGDLFETIFGSAFGGGAGGGRQRQRRGADMRYDMEITLEEAFHGKDAQVEVEVAATCDTCSGSGAQPGTSARQCNLCHGHGKVRAQQGFFMVERPCPSCHGRGEIIETPCHECRGEGRVDTVQTLEVDIPPGVDHGTRIRLADKGEAGPMGSPPGDLYIFLHVRPHPIFQRDGTSLLTQVPISFTRAALGGTLEIPGMDGETHTIDIPAGIQSGKQLRKRGAGMPVLQGRGRGDMVVEVTVETPTKLSAKQKELLREFQETETGDECPGSRGFFDKLKDAFGA, from the coding sequence GTGTTCACGACCGAAACCGATTTCTACGAACTGCTCGGCGTGTCCCGCACGGCCGACGGCGCGACGATCAAGTCCGCCTATCGCAAGATCGCGATGCAGTGCCATCCCGACCGCAACCCCGGCTGCGCCGATTCCGAAGCGCGCTTCAAGGCCGTGGGCGCGGCGTACGAGGTCCTGAAGGACCCGCAGAAGCGGGCCGCCTATGACCGGATGGGCCACGCCGCCTTCGCGCAAGGCATGGCGGGCGGCCACGGCGGGGCGGGCCACGCAGACTTCGGCGACCTTGGCGACCTGTTCGAAACCATCTTCGGGTCCGCCTTCGGGGGCGGAGCCGGCGGTGGGCGGCAACGCCAGCGCCGCGGCGCGGACATGCGCTACGACATGGAAATCACGCTGGAAGAAGCGTTCCACGGCAAGGACGCCCAGGTCGAGGTGGAAGTCGCCGCGACATGCGACACATGCTCCGGCTCCGGCGCGCAGCCCGGTACCTCGGCGCGCCAGTGCAACCTGTGCCACGGACACGGCAAGGTCCGCGCGCAGCAGGGCTTCTTCATGGTCGAACGCCCGTGCCCCAGCTGCCACGGCCGCGGCGAGATCATCGAAACGCCGTGCCACGAATGCCGCGGGGAAGGGCGGGTCGATACCGTCCAGACGCTGGAAGTCGACATCCCGCCGGGTGTCGATCACGGAACGCGCATCCGGCTGGCAGACAAGGGCGAGGCGGGGCCGATGGGCTCACCGCCGGGCGACCTCTACATCTTCCTCCACGTCCGCCCGCATCCGATCTTCCAGCGCGACGGGACCTCGTTGCTGACGCAGGTGCCAATCAGCTTCACCCGTGCGGCGCTGGGCGGCACGCTGGAAATCCCCGGCATGGACGGGGAAACCCACACGATCGACATCCCCGCCGGCATCCAGTCCGGCAAGCAGTTGCGCAAGCGCGGTGCCGGCATGCCGGTGCTGCAAGGCCGCGGGCGGGGCGACATGGTGGTGGAAGTCACCGTGGAAACGCCGACGAAGCTTAGCGCGAAGCAGAAGGAACTGCTGCGCGAATTCCAGGAGACCGAGACGGGTGATGAGTGCCCCGGCAGTCGCGGTTTCTTCGACAAGCTGAAGGACGCATTCGGCGCGTGA
- the radA gene encoding DNA repair protein RadA — protein MAKTKKRFVCQACGSVHHRWQGQCADCAEWNTLAEDAPATVFSQKHDLSSGGRMVEFVKLDQKGEDLVRRPSGLEEFDRALGGGIVPGSAILMGGDPGIGKSTLLLQTAGNIARAGGDVVYVSGEEAAGQVRMRAQRLGVAQAPIKFASSTSVRDILTTLGSMEPPALLVIDSIQTMHSDTIEGAPGTVSQVRGCAFELIRYAKQSGTALVLVGHVTKDGNIAGPRVLEHMVDVVMSFEGERSHQYRILRSLKNRFGAVDEIGVFAMAGAGLEEVKNPSMLFLSGRDEPVAGSSVFPALEGTRPVLVEIQALIVKLQSGATPRRAVVGWDNGRMAMLLAVLESRCGLNFSSAEVYLNVAGGYRLTDPAADLAVAAALISALADKPLPAKSVFFGEVSLAGEIRPVAHAGLRLKEAMKLGFERGYGPGNAGEKPKGPSYDPLTVLPKLVDRIMGSA, from the coding sequence ATGGCCAAGACCAAGAAACGTTTCGTCTGCCAGGCATGCGGCAGTGTCCACCACCGCTGGCAGGGCCAGTGCGCCGATTGCGCAGAGTGGAACACGCTGGCCGAGGATGCGCCGGCGACCGTTTTCTCTCAGAAGCACGACCTGTCGAGCGGGGGGCGGATGGTGGAGTTCGTCAAGCTCGACCAGAAAGGCGAAGACCTTGTCCGCCGGCCGAGCGGGCTGGAAGAATTCGATCGCGCCCTTGGTGGCGGGATCGTGCCGGGCAGCGCCATCCTGATGGGCGGCGATCCCGGTATCGGCAAATCCACCCTGCTGTTGCAGACCGCAGGCAATATCGCCCGCGCAGGCGGTGATGTGGTGTACGTCAGCGGGGAAGAGGCGGCCGGGCAGGTGCGGATGCGCGCGCAGCGCCTCGGCGTGGCACAAGCGCCGATCAAGTTCGCCTCCAGCACCTCGGTTCGCGACATCCTGACCACGCTGGGATCGATGGAGCCGCCTGCGCTGCTGGTGATCGATTCCATCCAGACGATGCATTCGGACACAATCGAGGGTGCGCCGGGCACCGTCAGCCAGGTGCGCGGCTGCGCGTTCGAACTGATCCGCTATGCCAAGCAGAGCGGGACCGCACTCGTCCTCGTCGGCCACGTCACCAAGGACGGCAACATCGCGGGCCCGCGCGTGCTGGAACACATGGTCGACGTGGTGATGAGCTTCGAAGGGGAGCGAAGCCACCAGTACCGGATCCTGCGCAGCCTCAAGAACCGTTTCGGCGCGGTGGACGAGATCGGCGTGTTCGCGATGGCCGGCGCCGGGCTGGAGGAGGTGAAGAATCCTTCCATGCTGTTCCTCTCCGGGCGCGACGAACCGGTGGCGGGCAGCTCGGTCTTCCCCGCGCTTGAGGGGACGCGGCCGGTGCTGGTCGAAATCCAGGCGCTGATCGTAAAACTGCAATCGGGCGCCACGCCGCGCCGCGCGGTCGTCGGCTGGGACAACGGGCGGATGGCGATGCTGCTGGCGGTGCTGGAATCGCGCTGCGGGCTGAATTTCTCGAGCGCGGAGGTCTATCTCAACGTGGCGGGCGGGTACCGGCTGACCGACCCGGCGGCGGACCTTGCCGTGGCCGCGGCGCTGATCTCCGCGCTGGCGGACAAGCCGCTGCCAGCCAAGAGCGTGTTTTTCGGCGAAGTCTCGCTTGCCGGCGAAATCCGTCCGGTCGCGCACGCCGGTCTGCGGCTGAAAGAGGCGATGAAGCTGGGGTTCGAGCGCGGGTATGGCCCCGGCAACGCTGGCGAGAAACCCAAAGGCCCCAGCTACGATCCGTTGACAGTCCTGCCCAAGCTCGTTGACCGGATCATGGGCAGCGCATAG